The genomic stretch TCACTTGGATTTTTCCTTGTCTAGATGGAATTTTGAGCACGGTAGAAACCTTGGCCTCTACTGCTATTTGTGGTATAATACACTCGATTTTTGGTGGACAACCTCTCTTGATCTTAGGAGTTGCAGAACCCACTGTTATTATGTACAATTACATGTACGACTTTGCCAAAGGAAGGAAAGAATTGGGGCCGGAGCTGTTTTTGGCTTGGGTTGCATGGTAAGGAGAATCAAACTTTTAGAGTTTCAAAACTTTATATCCTCGTTGACAATGCAAGGTAATATAAATTTTCACCTTATTCACTTGAATTTTACAGGGTTTGGGTCTGGACTGCTCTTTTCCTCATTCTTCTTGCAATATTCAATGCTTGCGATATCATCAACAGATTTACGAGGATTGCAGGCGAACTTTTTGGCATGTTGATTTCTGTTTTATTCATTCAAGAGGCTATCAAGGTAAGTTTCATATAGAAAAGAAAGTTATGTTGGATCTAATATAGATGATGGAAAGTAAAGTAACAAAAGGTTGGCATGTCAATGGAAGGGTCTAGTGACTGAATTCAAAATTCCCAAAGGCGAAGATCCAAAGTTGGAGACGTATCAATTTCAGTGGCTTTACACAAATGGACTGTTAGGGGTCATATTTACTTTTGGACTACTCTATACTGCTTTGAAGAGCAGAAAGGCAAGGTCCTGGTGGTATGCAACAGGTTTGTCAGGCACAATTTGAGTCACTTGGTTGTCATTACTCGGATGTGTGGAACTTGAGGATATTTACTATGTTTGCAGGATGGTTCAGAAGTTTCATTGCAGATTACGGAGTTCCTTTAATGGTGTTAGTATGGACTGCATTATCATTTAGTGTCCCACACAATGTCCCTCCAAGAGTTCCTAGAAGGCTCTACAGCCCTGCAGCTTGGGATTCTGCGTCTTTACACCACTGGACTGTCACCAAGGTAAACTAACAGTAAAGGAAATTTTGTTGTTTAAGCTCTTTGTTTAACTGAGATTCAACCTAAGATTTGACATCGTAaaattagattaatttcctATGAAAGACGCTTATACCTTTGTGTTTTGAAAATGCTTGCAGtttaaagtattttctttttttattcttttttgtaGGATATGGGGAAGGTTTCTCCTGCATACGTCTTTGCTGCCATTATACCTGCTGTGATGGTGGCTGGACTATATTTTTTTGACCATAGTGTCGCTTCACAGATGGCACAACAACATGAGTTCAATCTAAAGAAGCCGTCTGCGTATCATTATGATATCTTGTTGTTGGGATTCATGGTAATTGTAACACAGTAAGATGAAACTATTTCTGTTACACTGAAGCAATAACTAATACAGTTTTCTCTTTCACGAAAAATTGGTCTCAGACTCTGCTTTGCGGATTGCTTGGGCTTCCTCCTTCTAACGGGGTCCTGCCACAGTCACCGATGCACACTAAGAACCTTGCTGTTCTTAAGAAGCAGGTTTGTGTAGGGAATGTCTTGTCAACTATCTTGTTAGTCATTCAGCTAAATTAGATACTTAAATCATCTACTCCATATGCAGTCGTTACGACGGAAAATGGTGAAGAGTGCTAAGGAATCAATAAAACAGAAAGCTAGTAACTCTGAAATCTATGGGAAAATGCAAGCTGTGTTCGTAGAGATGGACAACTTGACTACAGTAAATTTCTCAATTTGAACATCTTTGCATTGAAATTCTTCAACAAGTTAGCATTGTGCTTGCAATTGATCTCCATCTATATATGCATAAATATACTCTTCGTGTTTGCTGTATTTTTTAGGAAAATAAAAGAGGAAAGACCTCGTGCAAGTAGTTCTTGAGTCCTAATTAAGTGTTTTCCATTGCAGCCTACTTCAGAAGTTAAAGAACTAAATGATTTGAAGGAGGCAGTTatgaaaagtgaaaataaaGGGGAGGATACAACGGATGCCTTTGATCCTGAGAAGCACATTGATGCATACTTGCCAGTCAGAGTTAATGAGCAAAGATTGAGTAATTTGTTGCAGTCGCTTCTTGTGGCAGCATCAGTTTTTGCTATGCCTGCCATCAAGAAGATACCGACATCAGTTTTGTGGGGCTATTTTGCTTACATGGCCATTGACAGCCTTCCAGGAAACCAATTCTGGGAAAGGATGCTACTACTCTTCATCTCCCCTAGCCGACAGTACAAGTAAGTAACCGTCTTCTTAAGCAAGTAGCATGATGGTCGATTAACGTTGTTTCTTAAAACTTGCGGAATTTACATTAGGAGTTCCCCACTACGCACCAGGTTGAACAAAATGAAGTGTTTTCAAATTTCCCAATCCCCTTTATAAAAGTGACTAATAGTTTGCTTGTGTCAAGGTATCGATGAGTGTTACTTTCCCAATCATAATACTAACTCGGTTGTGATCATGTTTGCAGGGTCTTGGAAGGGGATCATGCTTCCTTTGTGGAGTCAGTGCCATTCAAATTCATAGCCATATTTACACTCTTCCAGATTGTTTACTTGCTGGTCTGTTTTGGTATTACATGGATCCCCATAGCCGGAATTTTGTTCCCCTTGCCCTTCTTCCTTCTCATATGGATAAGACAGCATCTCCTCCCCaaattcttccaatcacatcaCTTGCAAGAGCTAGACTCAGCTGAATGGGAGGAAGTCGTGGGTGCCCCAGTACGCTCTCTCAACCTCAATTCTGGGGTATGCAATATTCATTTATTCGAATTTTCACTTCCACCTGCTTTGTCCTTTTGAATCTCAATAATGTGCTTCTCTTTATTAGAAATCGGAAACTTCCAACGAAGAAGGTGGAGTGGAGATGTGTGATGCTGAGATATTAGACGAGCTAACAACCAGCAGAGGGGAGCTGAAGATCAGAGCGAGCTTCAGCGAAGATAAACAAACCAGCTTCAGTGAAGATAGACGCGGCCAGGTAGATTACCGATAACTTTTCTCATCCTGCTTCCATTAGGTGCGTATTAACATCTGTGCTGCCTATTGTGTTTTGCAGGTTCACCCTCAGAATTTAGGCCAAACAGAGTGAAATATGAGGCAAAAAGAATGAGATATGATGTTATTGTAGACAAGAGATTTGATTTGAGTATTAGTTACATGTAACAGAAGAAGGTTAGTGTAAAAGTGAAAGTTAGGAAGAAGATATTCTGCAGGTTAATTAGTGTTATGGTTGAAGTTTGAATTGGTAGTTATCATATTATATAAATATGAACCAGTTCCAGATGCATGAAGCATTTTGATGAAAAACAGTTCAGATCAGACACCTTAATAGCACTTATCACTATTTCTCAAGAtaaattttcaaaaaccatcattcttttttttttaaccagtAGTTTAGAAATTTCCATGGAAATGGATTACTCTGGTGACTAGTGCTTTCCTCCTCAACTTACCATGTCTTGATTTCAAACTCTCTCACACCCCTTAGACCCTTAATCTAGGCTCTAGTTTAAAGTACTAGTATCGcctgtaattaaaaaaaaaaaaatgttgaaaaatatttCCTACGCAAAAGTAAAACATATGCACAAGTTAGGGGTGCAACTTGGACATGTTGCGCGTTTGGATGGTCAACCCAACCCTAATCCAACATTCACAATTCAGGTTTGGGTTGGATTCGGGTTCATGCAGGTTCATTTGGACTCAAGTTATAACTTGGTTCAAACGTACTTAAATTGGGTTGGCGTTTGCCCAACTTCATTGAGTTCAATCTCGTAATACCTTATTTCAcaagattttcaaattttgaaccaaATTGAACCAACAATGTCAATACTAGTTAAAATTCATTTTCACACATCACCaaacaaaagttaaaacaaataATGTTTAGGTTTACAACCATGCAAAGTTAAAGTTGAATTACAAGATAATATCAAAGCTTCAACCAAATGAAATGGAAAAGCAACACATTATTCATTATATATCCAAATGAAAACCTACAACAAACTTCAAGTGTGGTTATACCTAGCTCATATAATATGAAGTGGGATGGTCATATGTACGTGATTGAATTCAAGATAGAAATCGGGTAGGATTTGGGTTATTTTCATGCTCCATTTGGCAAAGTGACTGAAAGTATCaagaaaattcattatttataAATTGCAATCAGTATTCCactatgagagagagagagagagagagagagagagagagagagagagagagagagagagctatcTTAGGTCAGGAAGGAAACTCATACAATATGCTCGGATTGCAGCAGTTCTGCAACAACAGTAGAATATGTTTGAAATGCCTTCCTGAAGAATTTCTTTTGATCTGTCGTGATATTAAGACCCTTAAAAAACTGTTGCAAAACTTCGGGATAAATATAAGTGACACGTAATTACAGTCAGTCAAGCCTTCTGCCTATATGATACTATAAAATAACTTCAATGGAATGCCAAATAAGGCAAATAGAACAATATTGGAATATGTGGAATGtagtaaataatgaacaaaGCCAAAGAGAATTCGTACCTCTTCATGAAGTTCTGGCCCAGCGAGTGGAAGGCCAAGAAACATTCTTCCCTGACGAGCAAAACTAGCAAGAAGAGTCAAATTTGTCTGAGTAGTATCCCGATCCTTTAAGTGTTCTCCACTGGTAAGATCCTTTATGATATTCACGAAAATACCACCATCTTCTACAACTCCAACAAAGAAAAGTTCCAAAAGGAGTTTCAAAGTGTTTCGGAGTATATAATTGGTTATTTGGAATTATGTTCGACtaataaatttgaattcaatgttttagTATTTTCAGTTTTATGAAACAGTATGTTGAGTTTGATAAACAGTAAATACATATCTAAGTTTATGGCTTTGTGGTTTCAacatttgttttgtaggttgtATGTAAGTATATATGTGTTGCATTTAAAGTTTTAAAGTGAATGCAAGGCCTTTTGTAGGAGGCGAGTATGTGGGTTTTCATTCTTGATCTAGTTAATATTCCATTTTAGGtaagagaaaatgaaaaaaaaaaaaccatcgcTCAATCTTTTTATGAAACTTCGGTTGGCCAACAATTTGGTTGGATTTAAAATTAGTTGATACTTACGTacaatgatttttatttttaatttttatgactttaatgaaacatattttgcattttaataaatagtTGTTAAAGTTATAAAACTGTGTTTACAATTCCATCAATAGTTTGTATATGAAAGCATAAATAGTGATCTTCATTTTTTGAAATAGCCATGTGTATGGCTTTTGATGCTTCAATATCTTATTAATGTTAATTTGCTATATAAATTTgggctttttgttttttttacaacGCACATTCACACAAATCAAagtagattaaaatttagattaagtcatgaaacatatatatatatatatatatgtatgtatgtatgtatgtatgtatagagttgtgtcaaacatgtttgacaaTAATGTTTGTAAACCATAGCAAAAGTAAGCTTGAACCTTAAAGAGTACATCCGCATCAAAATTACATATAATgcgtattttttattttttattctaatgTCCAATGCTTGTCAGTTGTTGTGAGATTTTGATATATACTTCTTGTTCATTTGTCTAGCTAAAATCATGGTTTATCAAATCCACGAGGATATCTTTCCTTGCTTTTATGACTTGGTAATCTTTGATATGTCCTTAAACCTTTCGGTTAGTTGAGAGTTGGTCAATGAAGCTCATCATGTGTAAGCCACAATCTAATTTGATTTACAAAGAAATTCAAGTCAATGATTGTAAGTATTAAAATGAAATGAAGTGTGGTATAGAGTAGTTGTTTAAAAAACAAACTATTTCTATAACTGCATCAAATTATTCATATTGTTTTTGAAACTGCAATAAACATAAACTATATATATGTAACtaaaattcttttaatttttttaacgtACGATGTTGGTTTTTGTTGTGCACAGGTTCTATTTTCTTTGACTTGGAATTCAAAGTCACTTTTGATGGATTTGATTTTCTTCATTGTGCCTGAGTTGAATCCATAACATTTGAATTGCTTGTTGACTTTCTTGCTTTATCGAGCCAATATTGAACAAAGTGGCCCTGCAAAATTTATAATGTAATAATAAGATGCTTGTTTTCTATAAATATGacagagtttttggttgtgcattTTTGCTTACCACTATAGATGCATTTTCCCAATAGCAATTAAAGTCCAGATCTTCATCTTTTGTGCTTTGTCGAAGAGAATTGTAATGAATCATTTCTGCATTTTTTGTGTCCAAAACTACCAAGGAGAAATGGTTGTAATGAAATAATGGAAAGAAAATCTTTGATACATTTTCATATTGGTACATCAATTGGTTGTAGAGTCTTTCCTTATTTTGCACAGTTGTTTCAATGCTTTGTTCATTGATGTTGTGCTgttgaaaatgaaaatcatctaaaatcataatttaatattaattgttctaatttttatatgtatatgtaaatattttttgcataatattAGTTATTTTGTTTACTCACAAAGATTGTTGTGGAGACATAGAAGTTCATTTGTTTCGTGatgttctttttttctcttttcaggCAGCAGAAAGAATCAATAATCTGAGTTGATGTAGGTCCATTTGCTATCAAACTGTGCAGGTCTTCTTTCAACACCATTATTCTGTAATAGTTGAAATCTGTAGTTTTTGCAAACTGTAAAGTTAAACTATTTTTCAAGTATGAGTCTTGTGTTTGTATATATGATTTTCATGGTCATTCTTATGTGTTTGAATGTACAAATTTGattgaaaaatataaagatCAACTTGTTTGTACTTACGAATCCTCCTTTTGTTGTGCACAAGTTAAGCCTATTTGAATTTCTATTGTGAGGttgttgtcacctttgaaaTCTTTGTAAATTGCTTCTATTTTGTCTCtctaccaaaacaaaaaacaaaaaaaaaaaaaaaaaaaaaaaaacaaagaaaagaaattgtattatgaagtttgatttttcttattAGCATAATAATATAGTTTGTAATTGAGTTATGGTTTTGTTCTTACCACTTGCACATCATGATCAAACTATTGGTTTGTATTCCCATGTATCCTCGGTAGTTTGGAATTGTAGTGTGTCATTTTTTCATCTTTAATGTCCTAAACTACCAAGCTAAAGTGGAAGTAATGTTTGATCAGTATGAAGACCTTTCCAACTTTATCCACATTATCTTGTAAGACTGTCTTCAATGTTGGGTCACTATGCTCTTGATCACTCTTGCTTTTTTCTATCTCCATGTCATTCTGAACCAAcaatacatatttatttattaatcttaattaataaataacacTAATTCTCAAACTGAACCAAAACACTAAACACTATTTACGAaagttaattaaatttacaaaaatatttataaaatcgcacaaacacaaatttttgtaaacaaaattgttTAGCACTTACAAAGATGAAGGTAGGAAGATACAGATTTTGTTGTTGCcctgttttttatttgttttatgccattatGTAGAACAAAGCATCTATTATGTTGGCGTCGATTGCCCCATCCACTAACAATGATGTTAGATCTGTTTTTAGGACAAAAAGCTCAGTTGCCATGGACCCTTGCCTTGGTTGCATCCAGAAGTAGTCCCTgtgtaagaaaataaaaagtattatgtgtgtgtgtgtgtgtatatatatatatatatgtgtgtgtgtgtgtgtgtgtgtgtgtgtgtgtgtgtgtacacatgTATAAAGTTATGATTAATAATGTAAACTCACATTTTCTCGTCTGTAATATtccttgaatttttcttttgtctcaTCTTCAAGTAACTTGTACGTCCTTGTGATGCAAGTAGATGATACCGTTTGTCAAGCTTTTCCTTTGTTTGCTTTGGCTTCTTTGGAGGGTTCTTTGCAGTCTTCTTTGTTATTTCTTTAGTAATTGGATTCAAGGGTGATTGAACCTTTGGctgcttcttttctttctcaattattggTTCCAACGGTTGGCTTTGTGACGGAACAATTGAAGGGCTTTCACTATCACTCACAACATAGATGTATTTggccttcttttgttttttttctggaTGGGGATATAATCATAGTCTGGATCGACTTTCGGTTTACGATCATCcttctttcatatattttttactAGTGTTCTCGTCTTCTTCTTGGtagtttcttttcctttctcttcAGGATCCTTGCTAGTTGAAGTCTGCATTTGAACATCTTGTTGAACTCCAGAGGTCCATTTTGCAATGGCAATGTCTTTTCCTTCATACTCTTGATCCTCTTGATTTTCATGTGGATCATGATCAGTTGCACGCCCTTGTTCTGGATCTTCCATAGCCACATCATTTTCATTTGCATTCCCTTGAACTGGATCCTTGATAGCAGTATCCTTATCATGTGTATGCTCTTCAACTCGATCATCATTATCTGGATCTTCTTTAGGTGGTTCCTCATTTTCTGGATCATTTTCATTTGGATCCTTGAAATTTTTATCTTCTTCAGTTGAAGCATTTAGATCTGGTACTATTGGTTGCTTTTCCAGtagcttttttttcaaacttccaatttcgtccagaagTTTATTAACTTTCATAAAAGCTGCTGTGTTCTTTAATTGCAACTGtctcatttcaattttcattgaactaATCTTCTGCTTGTCCTCATGTCGTTCTTGTAGAAGCTTTTCAATGTTTCTGTTGAGTGCTTCAGTTGTTTGATTCGTTACAATTGAATTTGTGTGTATGTTGTCGAGTGCATATATCATCATGTGACTGAGGACTAGATACCTCTTTTGATCCATGCTTGCACATCTTTTAAACTCTTCAAAACCTTCCACACCTAATGTGTTATCAATCCTGATGATGTCCTTTCAATAAATTGCATCAAGTTTCGTTAATTCTTCTCTATATAGATGATGAAATTGTAACTGAGCTTCATTGACGGTGATACTGTGATCTTCTTGAGTTTCAGCTTCAGTTGtcttccttttccttcctcttgtcttcttttcttttttcttggaaGACTCATTTCTTTGTTTAGGAGAAGGAATGGCATTATCTTCTTCTTGGTTTATGTTGGAATGCTCCTCTATTGGTTCTTCAGAAGGTATAGCAGCAGGAATCTACTCACTTGGTTTAGCACAAGGAATACCACCACCAATCTGCACATAGTCACACATTAAATAGCTATTACATTACATAATAATGTCCTTGTTTTGTAAACACTGTttattaaactttaaaaaacgCAAACTATTTACTGAATGTACAAATTATTAATAAAGAATCACACTGGTTTGCGTAATACCGTAATATATGTTACTGTATATAGAAATGCTAAGAGAAACTATATATACAATGTGAAATCAAAACTATTCCTAGATTATTATTATgacactatttttgaaattgtAAACTATAAATATTTGTAGTACGACATTATTTtctagattttatattattacattATCCATAGATCactatttattgaaatgcactTTTCTTTTAGATTGCAAACATGAACTCTTCAAGAAATATAGAAACTATTGCTAGATTTGACACTATTTCTATTTTATATAAATGACACTATTGCTGGATTTGTTGTATTAGAGATTATGCAGATTTCATTGTTGGTACAAATGCAAAGTTGAATTATTATTGAACTTCAAATTTGAACTATTTTTGTAAGATTATGAAGCCACTACTTTTGAAACTTTAAACTGTAAAGATCACTATGTTATGAAATTGTAAAGTGCaaaaatatattgtttattgaaatgtagattaaattacttttattattGGTCCTTACCCCAATTTGTTTAACTGGAATATCTCTGAATTCTTTGTGGATTTTGGTTATGTCCCATCTTCCAATGGCGGGAACCATGTTTTTTCGTCCACTTATTGTCTCCACTAGATTGGTGTGAAGACAAGTTCAATACTGCATGAAATAAGAACTTTGAACTACTTTCTTGTGTAATTTATAAGACAAAATTCatgtttttaaaatatagtTCTTATTTCTTACCAAAATAAGAGTAGTGCATCCACTTGTTGTTACTGATTCTTCTccatttttcctctttttctttgatttgttaaTCATCTTGAACAAGCAATCCCTCACTCCTTTTACCCAGTTGTATTTGCTGATTTGGTCCAATGCCCCACAAATTGTTATGAAGCTCCATGTGATGTATGTTCCGGAGGTTGCAAATAAGAGGGATTGTAGGAGATGTGCACATATGATTGAAGCAGTAACTTTTGCTCCTTTAGGAGTTTTGTTTTGGATTGATTTTTGGTACACTTCaagaatgtgttttttttttttttttttttttaactattttttGGTCCGCGAAATATGTTTTGACAAAGTTGTCCTTCATGTTCTTTGTGGATTTGTCTGTATTTGGTAGTTCAACTCCTTGGTTGTTTAATCCAAAGATTTCAGCAACATCTTCACTTGTTATTCCTCTTAGCATTGTATAATCTTGATCAGATCCATATCagacttcttttttctttccgtTGCAACGATTTCATCATCCATAGAACTTGATTAGACTCCAAAATGGTGTCTTGCCCAAATGATTGCAGACATCATGGCGATGTTGAAGCATTGGCTTGTACAATTGCATGGAATTtgcaaacccaaaaacattGCATCTATATTGCACATAAGATGTTGGAGGTCTTTTATTCTTTTGCTTTTCTGGACTCTTTACAGCGAAAGTCTTCATTCTTGGTTTCTTGGCTCCGTCCATCTGTAAGAATAAACATAGTTTAATTATTACAACTATTTTTGTACCTATATCAAAATACGccacaattttttattatgaaagTGAAATATGAAAACACACTAATTCTGAATTCAcatcaaaataagttatgatgTTCATCAaatagaacaaaaataaaactaggTTGTTTCTTAAATTAGAATAAAACTACACCAAAGTACTTTGTGATATTGAACTAAAAAAAGTTAACTATTTAATGATCTACATTTGTATAGAccacatgtcacatcccgaccaaGGGTTCATCACATCctgggctcgctccaccaccgtagcacaatattgtccgctttgggccccgactacgccctcacggttttatttctaagaactcacacgagaacttcccagtgggtcacccatcataagAATGCTCTCGCACTCTACTCGTTTAACTttagagttccgatggaacccgaagccagtgagctcgcaaaatgcctcgtgctaggtaaggatgggaatatacatataaggatcactcctctgggcgatgtgagatcttacaatccaccccccttaggggcccgacgttcaACACACcttgattcggagtcctagtggacatttcgggtcggggtgtgtcaccatACTATTTATCAAAATGAACTAGAAAACCACACTTTTTTACCAAAGCAAACTAAACTATCTAGCTTTTTTACCAAAGCAAACTGAACTATTTATCAAACTGAACTAGAAAaccacactttttttttactagAAAACTGAACTATTTATTGATCTATATCTGAATAGATCACAACTAGAAAACCACACTGATTCTGGATCCACAACAACATGGTCATGCTATTTATCTATCAAAATAACTCAAAAGTACTTACAAAACTTAACTTAAAATGCTAAAGTATTGATGGATTTACATCAGAATAAGGCATGCTATTTAAGAAAATGAACTCAAACACCACATTGATTTTGGATCCATACTGTTTAtcaaacaataacaaaaaaaaattatactattTATCAAACTATATTGTTTGTTGAATGTACAAATTATTAATAGAGAATCACACTAGTTCGTGTGATAGtgtaatatatgtttatactagTTTGTAAATGCATCCTAGATTATAATATTTCCGtacatttcaattccatttacaAATGAAGCAAATTGTAAACTATTTCGTAAACACTGTTTCTTAAACCTAAAATTGTGAATTATTTCGTAAACTGTTTATTAAACTAAAATACCACTGGAATAGAatgttgattatatttaagttATTTAAGCAAAGCAACCAACATATGAGGGCAAGAAAACACTATTTAAAGGTTATAAGAAAACGAGCAGTTATCAAACTGAAGTAAAAATATACCATTTTGCAGAAACATTGctcatttaataaatttgaagCATGCAAACTTACATATTACTGTAAAATCATCGAGAATATTAGAAATTTTGTGGTACGTACCTCTGTTTCTTCTATGTTGGTTTTATTtcccatattattttttttgtgcgtTTTTGTTTAGATGCAAATCAGAATACTCTGCACTGGAAACATAATTCATTTTTTAGAATCTCAAACACGCAAATGTACATATGTAGTAAATTAAAGTACGAAATCATTAAGAATATCAGAATTTATAGGTTCGTACCTATGTTTGTCTGATTGCGACTCTGCAAATATACAGTTcgatttttttcagtttttcgtCTTCAAATGGAGTTTTTGGGTTGAGAAATTCCGGATTTGATGTGTAGATTATTGTTTGAAAACTTGAATCGAACTTGAAAATGCTTTGAGATCATGACGTTTCGAGCAATGGAGGTTTCGATTTTTTGGTTTAGTGTGAAGGGTTTGGTGAACATTAATGGCGTTGGAGGGATGATGAATTTTAGTAACTGCAACTTTGGCTAACAGGCCTGGGTTAGGTTCCGTTAGGGGCAATTTTGGAATATTAATTGTTATGCAGTTTGGGCTTTTTGTTGAGCCcgtgtgttttagtttttgtAGGGCCTGAGATAAAGGTTTTGTGTCCttatgattaaaatttaaaccctttttattaaataatagttTAGGGTGGTCtttcattaaataaaagttAGCCTAAGCCCTTTTCGTTAAAGCTCCCTAAAATAAATGAACATAATTGAATTTCATAACTaaattttaacataaataaataaataataaatatattgaatttcggttcggtttggttttttttctttgatttcatcttggattgtttttttttttttggtttttggtttttttgaacccacccctagtaGATACAATAAACTTGGCGTTGACTTTGGTAATATATTATGTAGTCTGGACCTTGTGTTTGATGATTTATATCTAAGACTAGGAATCACAAGATGTataagttgtagagatccatccaccATGAATCTAAGTAAGCTAGTGCGAGATATAGGCATCTCATGAGAAATTGGTCAAACAACTTggtttctcataaagatgtaaataaatcttttgtttactaggtttacaaataATTAGTAGGAGTTTATCATATTCCTAAATCTGcacatatatattaattttagaaatgaACATGAATTCTTCTTCGATAGAGTTGTGACTTTATACATTATGTAATGAGAGGATGCATATGTTCTATGTAcctgggatggaaatctataaatGATGGATTTCTAGATATAATTGGATTTTCCAATCCCTATTAATAGGCAATAGATACTTGGAAGTTTCTCAAA from Pyrus communis chromosome 7, drPyrComm1.1, whole genome shotgun sequence encodes the following:
- the LOC137740063 gene encoding boron transporter 4-like produces the protein MESFKSPFRGIANDVRGRAACYKHDWVGGFQAGIGILAPTTYIFFASALPVIAFGEQLSTDTDGILSTVETLASTAICGIIHSIFGGQPLLILGVAEPTVIMYNYMYDFAKGRKELGPELFLAWVAWVWVWTALFLILLAIFNACDIINRFTRIAGELFGMLISVLFIQEAIKGLVTEFKIPKGEDPKLETYQFQWLYTNGLLGVIFTFGLLYTALKSRKARSWWYATGWFRSFIADYGVPLMVLVWTALSFSVPHNVPPRVPRRLYSPAAWDSASLHHWTVTKDMGKVSPAYVFAAIIPAVMVAGLYFFDHSVASQMAQQHEFNLKKPSAYHYDILLLGFMTLLCGLLGLPPSNGVLPQSPMHTKNLAVLKKQSLRRKMVKSAKESIKQKASNSEIYGKMQAVFVEMDNLTTPTSEVKELNDLKEAVMKSENKGEDTTDAFDPEKHIDAYLPVRVNEQRLSNLLQSLLVAASVFAMPAIKKIPTSVLWGYFAYMAIDSLPGNQFWERMLLLFISPSRQYKVLEGDHASFVESVPFKFIAIFTLFQIVYLLVCFGITWIPIAGILFPLPFFLLIWIRQHLLPKFFQSHHLQELDSAEWEEVVGAPVRSLNLNSGKSETSNEEGGVEMCDAEILDELTTSRGELKIRASFSEDKQTSFSEDRRGQVHPQNLGQTE